The genomic segment GGGGGCCAGACAGGGCCTgccgcatcattttatgtgggccgccaagacaaattttccattgactttgtgtcaaatgtctttactttaaaaaaaaacaacattgctgGCAATTTCTATTAGCGTTTGTCCTTTGAAATGGTTTTACTAGTATGTATGGAGAAGACGTTAACAGTCATATtggccctccgagggaaacgatgacaaaaatgactttgacgaCCCTGGCTTACTGTGTCAAAAGCAGCTTTTGCGATCCCAAAATTTGATCGTAGCTTATACTTAACACCAGattgttttggttttctaccAATTTGACAAAGGAACAAATACATTCTAATCAAAGGAAACTTTTGCTTCGAGCATTCGTACGTGAAAGTGACGGACGGCTTCAGGCGTGCCATCTttggcgagggagggagggagcgtgtGCACTCAGCATTGCCAAGGAAAGGATGGAATGCACCAGCTCCCATTTCGgaattaaaataacaaaaagtgCAGCGTGGGCCGTGAAGGCGGGCGCCTTTTCCCTCCCTCAAAGTGCGGCCCTCGATCGGGGCTCGCCAACCCGTTTGTTGTTCCCGATCCCGGATCTGCGCGGCCGGATGCATGCTGTGAGCAGCGGGTCCCGCTGCCCGATCGTCACACCTGATTTGTTTCCTTTTTCTTCCGCTCACTGTCACGCGCGTGCGCACTCGCGCGCACTCGCTCGGTGGAACGCGGACGTGCGCGTACTGTTTCCCGGGGACGCTGTGAGAAGTGCGCACAATGTGGGAAAGTTATCATTTTTCTTTCTCGGCAGCAACTTGAAGCGCGGAAAATTTCCACACGATCATCTCGCGACGCTAACGAACTGAACTTGATTTTGGACGTGTCGTGCGTGTCCCGTTTGGTCGGATTACGCGTAATACTTGTGCCACAGCGAGCGCCGACGGCGTCCGTGAACGCCGCAGGCAGGAAGCTAGCAGCTAAGCGCTCGCAGCTAGGCGCTAGCTCGCTCGCCccccccgctcgctcgctcttgcCGCCGGCGAGGATTCCCAACGCGCATTTGGCGGCCGAGTGGAGCGCCGCATGTGGAGGAGGCGAAGTCGACTTGTCGGAGCCGCCGGCCGACGGTGACGCCTCCCTGCTGAAAGTGCGCTCCGTCCGCGGCTTAACTCGCTCGCTAGCATGCCGCAGCTGAGCGACGATGGCGACTTGGGCGCCAACGACGAGCTGATCCCGTTCAAGGATGAGGGCGAGGGCGAGCACGACGACAAGACGACCGCGGCGGCCGCTGCCACCGCCGCTCAGCGTGACCTGGACGACGTCAAGTCGTCCCTCGTCAACGAGTCCGAGACCAACCACAGCGTGTCGGATTCCGAGGTAAGCGAGTGAGCCcccgggggcggcggcggcgacggccAACTTTTGCTTTGCCCCGCTTCTTTCTGCTATTCTCCGGGCAGGCAGCGGACAGGCGAGCCAGACGTCAGCCGGACGCGGCCGGCCTGCCCGGACGCGGCCAGCCGTTTGGCGAAGGTACGCTCcgtcgtgtgtgtttgtttgtttgtttgtgtgtttgtttgtgtgttgttgctCATTAACCTGGACAGGGCCGTGAACGCAACGTGTGTAAACATCGGACGGATTCGAGGTGTATTGTATCGGGTAACCCACTCTTTAAATGAATGAGGAGTCATCAACAAATCTTTGGTCATCCAAAGTTCATACCTTGCTTCTGTATATGTATGTTGTAATATCCAATGATGTTGATCCAAACGGCCAGTCGCAACATATAAATGTCGGCTGATCCCATAAAGTTgtctttggtttttttttccccaacggGTTAACAATGTGTTTGGCAGAATGCGCTTTGCGATCAAACTAGAAttgaaaacaaagacaaagtCAAACTGAGAGAACTGGGAAGaggtcaagtctggcgacaacccCCGACCTATCACGAGCCTGCTTTTTGATGTGTGTGTCTTCCACGTGTTGACGCAGCGCTGAGGCGGCGGGCCGGGGCTGGGGCCAGAGCTGGGGCCGGGGGTGTCCTCCAAGCCCCGGCCTTCGTGGGCTACCCCTTCTTCATGATTCCCGACCTTTACGGCTCGTATCTGGCCGGCGGGGGCCTGGCGCGTGCGGTAAGTCCCAGCCAGGGTCGGGGCCTGCGTGGCGGCGCTTCAGTGACTGACTGGCCAAGCTGTGTGTGCGCGTAGTATCTGCCGTGGCAGTGGCCCCTGCTGGACGTGGCCGCCGGAGCGGCCGGGAGAGATTCGGGCGTGCCCGCTCACCCGGTAAGTTGTGCCCGCTCACCCGGTGAGCCGTTTCCGCGCCTGCCGGCGGCGCGACGCAGCTAGCTCACTTGTGTGTGGCTCCAGTCTAGCGGCGCGCCCGCCTTCGTGGCTCACCTCCACCCGCTGCTGTCCCGCCGACCCGAGGCCTCCTCGCCGCCCTCCAGGGTGCCGGCCAACTTCTCGCCCGACGCGGGTGAGACGCCCTTGCCGGcctgccggccggccagccagcccgcTAACACGCATCACATGTGCTCCGGCAGGCTCGTCCCGGCCGCCACAGGTCGCACGCTACCCCGTCTCTCCTGCAGCCGTGGCTGAGATGGCGCACGCCTTTGATTGGCTGTGAGTACaacctttattttatttattttttttctcccctccctccctccctccatcagcCAACGACATTAGTCAGGGGTTCGGACTGAACCCCTTGACCTGGAATGTTTCCACTTTGACTGAGAAAAGAGACTTGGGCATGGCCCGGAGCCTCGTGACGGCGGAGGACCGGGCCGCGTCCTCACTTGACTCCATGACGACTCCTGCCTCATTTGAAGCCGTCTTGTTTTTATGACCTGATCCGACCTGACCAAGGTGTACATCCCGCGCGTCGTGATGCGCTTTCTTTTGTCGCATCCGACGCGCTCCCTCCCCGACATCATCGTGCACTTCTTGTGTTGTTTTCCGACATACTTGCCGCGGAGTAGCCCGTCCCCTGGCCCGGTGAGCGCCGTCAAAAGGGAACCCGCAGAGGCCGGCGCGCGCAGCCCGCCGAGGTAACGTCAAATGTTTTGGTGCGGTACAGCTATTTGCGGGGGATTGACTCAGCCCAAATTGTTCTCCGGCGCGGAGCCGCGTCCAATTTGGCTCCCGCTCGATTTGATGCCTTTGCTGACTGCTCCGCCCCCAGGAAGTCGCCGGTGCGGGACGGCGGCGCTCAGGCCAAAGGTCACATCAAGAAACCTCTCAACGCCTTCATGTTGTTTATGAGGGACGAGCGGCCCAAAGTGGTGGCCCAGTGCCAAGTTAAGGAGAGCGCCACCATCAACCAGATCCTGGGACAGCGGGTCAGCATCCAcccatgtgcgtgcgtgcatgcgtgcgcgcgcgtgtcgcTATGTTGACGCCTCGGTGTGGAATGCATCTCCAGTGGCATTCGCTGAGCAAGGACGAGCAGGCCAAGTACTACGAGCTGGCCCGGAAAGAGCGGCTGCTCCATTCGCAACTTTACCCCGGCTGGTCGGCCAGAGACAACTACGTCCGTACATGCACTtatgacacgcacgcacgcacgcacgcacgcacgcacctgcTTTACTGATCTCAATCatcctgtctgtgtgtgtgtgtgtgtgcgtgcgcgtgtgcgtgtgtgtggcgtGAGCagggcaagaagaagaagaggaagaagtgcAAGAGCGAAAGCCATCAAGACAGtaaggcagccattttgtcacGGCCGCATCCGACAAGGAGCGATGATGCGTGGTGTTGTTGCCACTCGAGTGACTCGCTTGTTTTTTCAGCTGCCGCAGACGATTTCCCGCTGCGGCCCACGCACCCCGTGCCCCACGAGGCGCCTCACGAGCTCACCTCCGGCACCAGCGCTCACCTTTTGCGCCCGTACACGCTCTCCCATCTCACGCACACGCACTTGTCCCAGGCCAGCCCCGCCTCCTCGGTGGACTCCCCGGCCACGGCGGCGGCGCTGGCGTCGCCCGCCGCCCCGGCACCCACCTTCACCGAACACTCGGACGCACGGGGCGGCCGCGTATCGCCGACAGACCAGCCGCTCGCCCTCACGGCTCATGCGCCACGCGGGGCGCGTGCCCCACCCGCGGCCACCTCGGACCTGCGGACCTCCTCTACCTCCAGCTACGGGCTTTGAGCGACTGTCGACACGCCAAACCGTTTTTAAATCCAATTTCTTGCCGTTGGCAAATTAGTGGTCAATATTTGACTTTGTCGTCACTCGTTTTCGTTCATGTCGACTTTCGAACTCCACACTTTTGTAAACCCAAATAAAGAGTCTCAATTGAACCAAGCGCATTCGATGAAGATGATGTCATACGTGGGTGACCCGGCCGGTTAgtttgcgtgcatgtgtgtgagctgCGGCAGTACGAAACGACTACGATGCCATTTAATTGCTTATTCCTGGAAGTGCCGTTGAGAACGGTTTGGGGTGAACGTTCTGCATACATTGAAGTGAAGTGAAGAGAAGTGCAAATAATTGACCAGCTTCGGTACGAGCAGCCAACAAGTCGCGAAGTGAAGAAACCAATCGAATAATACGTCGTAGACCAAAAAGCAGCGACGATCGTCATCATGGCGCTCAACGACGACAAGCTCGAACGTCACATGTCCCACGTTCTGTGTAGTTCGTGAACGCAGCAGCTCCGGCCGCTGCTGACGCCATCCACTGGTGACGCCATCAACACGCGTCCGTCCCACTCCCCGCTGTGGCTCGGGAAGAAAAATGTGGCCGAAGCGACCCGAGGAATAAAATCGTCTTTGATTTGAATTTCGTCGACGTGGAAACGGAAGAAAAGACATTTGAGTGAAAAATGCGTTCCTTCAAAAAGATTCCCGACAGGTAAGACGACAGACTTGATCGTACAAacgagctcgctcgctcgctcgctcgctccccgaAACTCAGCTCAAGCTTGTGATTTTGCGGGGCAGTCCAAAAGGCTTCATGTCCAACAAATCAACCAGGGCACCGATAGTTTTGGACTCGACGGGCCTCACATGTTATGGTTCCCCCtccatcaaattaaaaaaagaaaggagaaaAGCTAGCTTAATGGCAGGAAACTACCGTCAAGCTTGACCTAAACGTGTGTGACCACTGGCCATCTCCACTCGTGCTAAAATCAAGACCAGAAATAGAGCAAAACGTGGCCCATAGACGGGAAGTTGGGTGAAAATTCATCGCGCTTTTCTTAGCGTGTTTGGTTCCGTTTTCGTTCCTAAAACGAGCACTGTGGTGTGGTCTATTTCCCCCCCAAATGACGCTGCGTGTGCTCCCTCAAATGTCCTCAAAAATAGCAATCGGGCATTTGGAGCGAGGCTGTGCACTGACGTCACAGAtcggggcggccatttttgtTTGGGTGGCAAAAAGCCTCGTCCGCTGCCACTGGGCTCGCTAGGATGGCGGCCTGGGTGGGTGTCGTGAGTGATTGTTTCGTCCAGTTGGGCCAAGAAAGGCGCAAGTTGAAAAAATACAACGCTCGTGTTGATCCGCTGTGCAAACCAAGTCAGAACGCCACCGGCTCAAGCGTAGCAGGAGCTGGGACAGCAAGCGCTTGGTCGTCGGATAAGGCGACTTTTCCGCCAGTAACGTATCCAGACATTAGTTGTTTTTCAGACAAGCTTGATATCAAAATGGAAACTGGCGGATCCAGTTTGGTGTTTCAGGTGGGTCCCAACTGATTTTTGGGTGTATCCGCCTGTGGCAAGAAGATACGGCTTCTTGGTATCACCTTTTTGGAAGCGATAGGCACATCCAGTGGCACAACAACTCTTCACCGTTGCGCCGTAACAACTCTGCCACGATCTGCCACTGCTAAAATGCCCCAGTACACGTAGCTCTGAAGCTCAATCCGGCCTTGGCCCTATTAGCACCACCCAACGTCCGCCGCTTTTTGCCACCCAAACAAACCGTCAGCCCGTCTGTGACGTCACGTGCACGCATACCCTCTATCGGCGGCGATCCCTTGCTCCGCTCACTGAAGGGTTACCGCTTGCGTTAGCTTAGTTTGCAAGCACGTTTGTGAACGAGTTCAAAATGGCGGCGCCGTCGAGCTTCTGTTTCTTGCCGAGCTTGGGGTGGACTTCTGATGTGCGTGCAGGTGGCTGGACTACAAGGCGGTGGGAAAGCGACTGGGCAGCACTCGATTTGTGGCCTTCAAAGTTCCTCTCAAGCAGGTGAGTCCTCCGCCTCCCAAATTGCGGCAAATCACGGCAAATGTTAACAGCGGGCAATGCTAACTGTCGTCCCGCTCAGGCGCTGACCCGAAATATGGCGCCGGCTCAGGCCTTTGGACCGAAGGAGCTGCTGGACGCCATGCGGGAAGACCAGCAAGAACTGGGCCTCATCATCGACTTGACCTACACCACACGCTACTACTCGCCGCAggtagctcgctcgctcgctcgccctttTCATGCCTAAAGTGCCTCAAGTCAAGCTGAGGCATTCTCACCAAGCGGAAGGAAACTTTGAGTGCGGGACTTCATTTGCGGGAGGTTCCCCGGCCGTAAGTGGAAGGAAACTTTGAGTGCGGGACTTCCTTTGCGGGAGGTTCCCCGGCCGTTTTCACAAGCAGTCAAGAGAGTTGAAAGTGTCCAGAGGCCTCAAGCCTGAGACGCCACTTTTTGCTGCAAAGGCGACTTTGGTCCTAATCCCGACCAGCGGATTGTTGCCAGGCCACTTTTGTCTTGACGAGCACGCTCTGTCTCCCGCCGCAGGAGCTCCCCAACTCGTTGAGCTTCATCAAGATCCCCACGGCGGGTCACGTGGTCCCCGCCGACAGCGTGGTGGTGACCTTCAAGAGAGCTGTGCGCCAATTCCTACGAGACAACGCCTGCAACggtagccgccgccgccgccgccgccgagccTCCTTTGCCCAGGCGGAACCAAGTGAGCCGGCCTATCTGCTTTGTGTTGCAGACAAGCTGATCGGCGTCCACTGCACGCACGGACTCAACCGCACCGGCTACATGATCTGCAGGTGCCTTGGCTTTGCTTGGTtgtcgtgcgtgcgtgcgtgcgtgcgtgcgtgcatcccAGATGATGTGTAGCCGTGTGCGCATGATGCTCAGGTGCGGCCAGACGGTGCTCTAACCTCCGCCACACCTTCTGTGCTTTTTGCCATGCCAGGTATCTGATCGAGGTGGACAAGATGGCTCCCACCGAGGCCATCAGACGTGAGTGGCGCGCAAGCGGTCGGTCGCGCGAGCGCCCCTGCAGGTGCCGTCAATGTGCGCTGTGTACTTTTCAGTGTTCAACTCAAGTCGCGGTCACAACATCGAGAGACAAAACTACATTGAGGACCTTCAGAGCAGACCTAAGAggtagccggccggccggccgggtctTTCTGTGCTTGCGTGTAGCTTACGTATCGCTTCCTTTGCTGTTTTGCTGATCACTTACGTGGAAATGCCCCGCAAATTTTTGTTTGGGCAGCAAAACGATCACGGGCATGGACAGTCGTCCGCCACCGTCGGTGCGAGGTCGGGCCGGCCATCGGACGCCAGCCGCGCCTGGAGACGCACATTGGAGTGGTGCAGGCCACAACCACGGGTACGtggtctctcgctcgctcgatcgctctctcgctcgctcgctcgatcgctctctcgctcgctcgctcgatcgctctctcgctcgctcgctcgatcgctctctcgctcgctcgctcgcactcactcactcactcactcactcactcactcactcactcactcactcactcactcactcactcactcactcactcactcactcaccaccacCTTCATTGTCTTTGTATCGCCCCCCGCAGGTTTTGTCcgccaagagcccaaaggcaacaACCGTACTCGGGCCGCCCCCAGTACGACAGCCCCCAGCATCACGGGCCCCCAAGAAGCGGAGGCCCCAAAGCCTTCCCGCCCGCACATGCCGCCGGCAAATCCAACGGACGGGGGAGTCCCCGCGGCGCCAGCCGGCGGGGTCGGCACGCAAGCGCTTCGGGTCGCCCATTGGCCGCCCAGCCCCGCTACAAgtcctcctccagctggacTGGCACTTTTGGACTGTGAAAAGCATCTTCAATTCTGGCCCAGTGGAGGATTGATGTTGGAATGTTTGTTATTGTGCAAGGTGGTAATGTCAAATATGTCTGAGCGCTATTTTTAACAGAAACATGTGAGTTATGGAGACTTTTGGAATGTGGACAATTGGAACGCATCCCCAGCTTTTGGATTTTTCCTTTCCCAGAACGGAAGGCGGCttgacaaaatcaaataaaatgcccACTTAAGAAAGTGGGGCTCAAGAGATTTTTCAGATGGAACCATAACCAAGTCCTGGCATGTTTAGCCCCATCCATTTGTGTggagagagaatttttggtggcTGGGACATTTTGAATCAGTCACATCCTGTTGAAGGAGAATGGAATCGTAGACTCGGCCTAAAGTTGGGAATGCGATGATGGAAAATGGGGGATCTGGACCGTTCAGCTTCTGTTCCTGTGCATGATGCCACAACATGGTGAGAAAAGGGCCATaagctttatttatttgtgttgcaCATTCCATGCCGTGATCGCGACACGTACGCTCCTGAGGAGCACCTCAAATCGGCCAAATGAAAGGGGCCACGCTTGCAAAAGGGAAGAACGATGAAATGGGAGGGACGGCCAAATGGAAGTGGCCGGCCGCGCTTGCAAAGGGGGAAGAACGATGAAATGGGAGAGTGGCCGGCGCGCTTGCCAAAGGGAAGAACCATGG from the Syngnathus scovelli strain Florida chromosome 13, RoL_Ssco_1.2, whole genome shotgun sequence genome contains:
- the LOC125979490 gene encoding transcription factor 7-like 1-B isoform X2, with translation MPQLSDDGDLGANDELIPFKDEGEGEHDDKTTAAAAATAAQRDLDDVKSSLVNESETNHSVSDSEAADRRARRQPDAAGLPGRGQPFGEALRRRAGAGARAGAGGVLQAPAFVGYPFFMIPDLYGSYLAGGGLARAYLPWQWPLLDVAAGAAGRDSGVPAHPSSGAPAFVAHLHPLLSRRPEASSPPSRVPANFSPDAGSSRPPQVARYPVSPAAVAEMAHAFDWLPSPGPVSAVKREPAEAGARSPPRKSPVRDGGAQAKGHIKKPLNAFMLFMRDERPKVVAQCQVKESATINQILGQRWHSLSKDEQAKYYELARKERLLHSQLYPGWSARDNYGKKKKRKKCKSESHQDTAADDFPLRPTHPVPHEAPHELTSGTSAHLLRPYTLSHLTHTHLSQASPASSVDSPATAAALASPAAPAPTFTEHSDARGGRVSPTDQPLALTAHAPRGARAPPAATSDLRTSSTSSYGL
- the LOC125979490 gene encoding transcription factor 7-like 2 isoform X1, whose translation is MPQLSDDGDLGANDELIPFKDEGEGEHDDKTTAAAAATAAQRDLDDVKSSLVNESETNHSVSDSEAADRRARRQPDAAGLPGRGQPFGEALRRRAGAGARAGAGGVLQAPAFVGYPFFMIPDLYGSYLAGGGLARAYLPWQWPLLDVAAGAAGRDSGVPAHPSSGAPAFVAHLHPLLSRRPEASSPPSRVPANFSPDAGSSRPPQVARYPVSPAAVAEMAHAFDWLPSPGPVSAVKREPAEAGARSPPRKSPVRDGGAQAKGHIKKPLNAFMLFMRDERPKVVAQCQVKESATINQILGQRVSIHPLAFAEQGRAGQVLRAGPERAAAPFATLPRLVGQRQLRQEEEEEEVQERKPSRHCRRRFPAAAHAPRAPRGASRAHLRHQRSPFAPVHALPSHAHALVPGQPRLLGGLPGHGGGAGVARRPGTHLHRTLGRTGRPRIADRPAARPHGSCATRGACPTRGHLGPADLLYLQLRALSDCRHAKPFLNPISCRWQISGQYLTLSSLVFVHVDFRTPHFCKPK
- the dusp11 gene encoding RNA/RNP complex-1-interacting phosphatase encodes the protein MRSFKKIPDRWLDYKAVGKRLGSTRFVAFKVPLKQALTRNMAPAQAFGPKELLDAMREDQQELGLIIDLTYTTRYYSPQELPNSLSFIKIPTAGHVVPADSVVVTFKRAVRQFLRDNACNDKLIGVHCTHGLNRTGYMICRYLIEVDKMAPTEAIRLFNSSRGHNIERQNYIEDLQSRPKSKTITGMDSRPPPSVRGRAGHRTPAAPGDAHWSGAGHNHGFCPPRAQRQQPYSGRPQYDSPQHHGPPRSGGPKAFPPAHAAGKSNGRGSPRGASRRGRHASASGRPLAAQPRYKSSSSWTGTFGL